In Quercus robur chromosome 11, dhQueRobu3.1, whole genome shotgun sequence, the following proteins share a genomic window:
- the LOC126707544 gene encoding putative inactive cadmium/zinc-transporting ATPase HMA3 isoform X2: MAEKLKKSYFEVLGLCCASEVALVERILKQLNGVQEISVILPTKTVAVHHTHVISDVTIVEALNKVRLEATIRPQEQSNFQNKWPAPSTMFSGLLLALSFLKYVYHPLEWLALGAVIVGLPTLILRSIASIRNLIININILVLMAVIGTLALQDYWEAGTVVFLFSIAQWLETRASYKAMATMSSLTSMAPQKAIIAETGEHVDVNAVEMNTVLAVKAGDVIPIDGIVVEGKCEVDEKMLTGESFPVTKELDSTVWAGTINLNGYISVKTTALAKDSFVSRMAKLVEESHNKKSRAQRFIDNCAKYYIPVVMLIAVAFAVIPAALRLPNEDYWFHLAIVVLVSTCPCALILSTPVVNFCALSKAATTGLLVKGGDYLEILAKVKTVAFDKTGTITRGEFVVTNFQVISDDVSLNALLYWVSSTESKSSHPMAAALVEYGRLHSIEPKPENVEDFQNFPGEGVFGKIDGKDIYIGNRRIRLRAGCAAEIEFQNMEGKTNGYIYCGATLVGTFSLSDTCRSGAMEAVEEIKSLGIKCVMLTGDNHAAAMLAQDQLGHALDVVHAELLPEDKARIIEEYKKEGPTVMIGDGINDALALAAADTGISMGISGSALAMETGHVILMSNNIQKIPLAIKLARRTLRKLIENVIVSITTKGAILALAFTGYPLIWASVLTDVGTCLVVIFNSMLLLQETPKLQGAHSRSRCGTFSMPSLFGKGKSINPVDGQGGYNGDYGDYEAIKCNDGCCEKLIHEVESPSGKGCSNCTEASCEDKKFANIPQSSSSSSSSSVCCLQKCEAQSQSKKCGTTHGATINNACGCSTAGLLESIVNNASKISDNREIRGCCKQFAEQCCGKPEQYTTNRLSEIVIE, encoded by the exons ATGGCtgaaaagttaaagaaaagCTACTTTGAGGTGTTGGGTTTGTGCTGTGCATCAGAGGTAGCATTGGTTGAGAGGATTCTGAAGCAGCTCAATGGAGTCCAAGAAATTTCTGTAATCCTACCCACAAAAACAGTTGCTGTCCACCACACTCATGTCATCTCTGACGTTACCATTG TTGAGGCACTCAATAAGGTAAGGCTGGAAGCTACTATTAGGCCACAGGAACAAAGCAACTTCCAGAACAAATGGCCAGCCCCAAGTACAATGTTCAGTGGCTTGTTACTTGCACTTTCCTTTTTGAAGTACGTTTATCATCCATTGGAATGGTTGGCTCTTGGTGCGGTTATTGTTGGCCTTCCTACACTCATATTGAGAAGCATAGCATCCATCCGAAATCTTATTATTAATATCAACATTCTTGTTCTGATGGCAG TGATAGGGACACTTGCTTTACAAGATTATTGGGAAGCTGGTACCGTTGTCTTTCTGTTCTCCATTGCTCAGTGGCTTGAAACAAGAGCAAGTTACAAG GCTATGGCTACGATGTCATCTTTAACAAGCATGGCTCCTCAAAAAGCCATAATAGCTGAAACTGGAGAACATGTTGATGTCAATGCTGTTGAGATGAACACAGTCCTTGCAGTCAAAGCCGGCGATGTTATTCCAATTGATGGTATTGTTGTTGAAGGGAAATGTGAAGTTGATGAAAAAATGCTGACTGGAGAATCATTTCCTGTCACCAAAGAACTGGACTCAACTGTTTGGGCAGGCACTATTAACCTAAATG GTTATATTAGTGTAAAAACTACAGCTTTAGCAAAAGACTCTTTTGTCTCAAGAATGGCAAAGCTAGTAGAGGAGTCGCACAACAAGAAGTCCAGAGCTCAAAGATTCATTGACAATTGTGCAAAGTACTATATTCCTG TGGTTATGTTAATAGCAGTTGCTTTTGCTGTGATTCCGGCTGCACTGAGACTTCCTAACGAAGATTACTGGTTTCATTTGGCAATAGTAGTGCTTGTAAGCACATGTCCATGTGCACTTATCCTCTCTACACCTGTTGTAAATTTCTGTGCACTTTCAAAGGCTGCAACAACTGGACTTCTAGTCAAAGGTGGAGATTATCTTGAGATTCTTGCAAAGGTTAAGACTGTTGCTTTCGACAAAACTGGGACAATAACAAGAGGAGAATTTGTGGTGACTAATTTTCAAGTAATCAGTGATGATGTTAGCCTGAACGCCTTACTCTACTG GGTTTCAAGCACTGAGAGTAAATCAAGTCATCCAATGGCAGCTGCACTTGTTGAGTACGGACGACTACATTCAATTGAACCAAAGCCTGAAAATGTGGAagactttcaaaattttcctggGGAAGGAGTTTTTGGGAAGATTGATGGGAAAGATATCTATATTGGAAACCGGAGAATTCGTTTGAGAGCTGGGTGTGCAGCAG AAATAGAATTTCAAAACATGGAAGGAAAAACAAATGGATATATATACTGTGGAGCAACTCTAGTTGGAACATTCAGCCTCTCTGATACTTGTCGATCAGGGGCCATGGAGGCAGTTGAAGAGATTAAATCATTGGGGATCAAATGTGTCATGCTTACAGGTGATAATCATGCAGCAGCCATGCTTGCACAAGATCAG CTAGGCCATGCTCTAGATGTTGTCCACGCAGAGCTTCTACCTGAAGACAAGGCACGAATAATTGAGGAATATAAGAAAGAAGGACCAACAGTGATGATTGGGGATGGCATTAATGATGCTCTTGCATTAGCCGCAGCTGATACTGGCATCTCAATGGGAATTTCAGGATCAGCACTTGCAATGGAGACAGGGCATGTGATTCTCATGTCAAATAACATTCAGAAGATACCATTAGCCATCAAACTTGCGAGAAGGACATTAAGGAAACTCATTGAGAATGTCATTGTATCCATCACAACTAAGGGTGCCATCTTAGCATTGGCCTTCACAGGTTATCCACTTATTTGGGCATCAGTTCTCACAGATGTTGGGACATGCTTGGTCGTAATTTTCAACAGCATGTTACTGTTGCAAGAGACACCAAAACTTCAAGGAGCGCATTCCAGATCAAGATGTGGCACTTTCTCCATGCCTTCTTTATTTGGGAAAGGCAAAAGCATAAATCCTGTTGATGGGCAAGGTGGTTATAATGGAGATTATGGGGACTATGAGGCAATAAAATGCAATGATGGATGCTGTGAGAAACTCATTCATGAAGTGGAATCCCCAAGTGGTAAAGGTTGTTCTAATTGTACAGAAGCTAGTTGCGAGGACAAGAAGTTTGCTAACATACCAcaaagtagtagtagtagtagtagtagcagCGTTTGTTGTCTACAAAAATGTGAAGCTCAATCTCAAAGCAAAAAATGTGGTACAACACATGGTGCAACCATCAATAATGCCTGTGGCTGTAGCACTGCTGGCCTTCTGGAATCTATAGTAAATAATGCTTCTAAGATTTCAGACAATAGAGAGATAAGAGGGTGTTGCAAGCAATTTGCGGAGCAATGTTGTGGTAAGCCTGAGCAATACACAACTAATAGGTTATCAGAAATTGTGATTGAGTAG
- the LOC126707544 gene encoding putative inactive cadmium/zinc-transporting ATPase HMA3 isoform X6 has translation MAEKLKKSYFEVLGLCCASEVALVERILKQLNGVQEISVILPTKTVAVHHTHVISDVTIVEALNKVRLEATIRPQEQSNFQNKWPAPSTMFSGLLLALSFLKYVYHPLEWLALGAVIVGLPTLILRSIASIRNLIININILVLMAVIGTLALQDYWEAGTVVFLFSIAQWLETRASYKAMATMSSLTSMAPQKAIIAETGEHVDVNAVEMNTVLAVKAGDVIPIDGIVVEGKCEVDEKMLTGESFPVTKELDSTVWAGTINLNGYISVKTTALAKDSFVSRMAKLVEESHNKKSRAQRFIDNCAKYYIPVVMLIAVAFAVIPAALRLPNEDYWFHLAIVVLVSTCPCALILSTPVVNFCALSKAATTGLLVKGGDYLEILAKVKTVAFDKTGTITRGEFVVTNFQVISDDVSLNALLYWVSSTESKSSHPMAAALVEYGRLHSIEPKPENVEDFQNFPGEGVFGKIDGKDIYIGNRRIRLRAGCAAEFQNMEGKTNGYIYCGATLVGTFSLSDTCRSGAMEAVEEIKSLGIKCVMLTGDNHAAAMLAQDQLGHALDVVHAELLPEDKARIIEEYKKEGPTVMIGDGINDALALAAADTGISMGISGSALAMETGHVILMSNNIQKIPLAIKLARRTLRKLIENVIVSITTKGAILALAFTGYPLIWASVLTDVGTCLVVIFNSMLLLQETPKLQGAHSRSRCGTFSMPSLFGKGKSINPVDGQGGYNGDYGDYEAIKCNDGCCEKLIHEVESPSGKGCSNCTEASCEDKKFANIPQSSSSSSSSSVCCLQKCEAQSQSKKCGTTHGATINNACGCSTAGLLESIVNNASKISDNREIRGCCKQFAEQCCGKPEQYTTNRLSEIVIE, from the exons ATGGCtgaaaagttaaagaaaagCTACTTTGAGGTGTTGGGTTTGTGCTGTGCATCAGAGGTAGCATTGGTTGAGAGGATTCTGAAGCAGCTCAATGGAGTCCAAGAAATTTCTGTAATCCTACCCACAAAAACAGTTGCTGTCCACCACACTCATGTCATCTCTGACGTTACCATTG TTGAGGCACTCAATAAGGTAAGGCTGGAAGCTACTATTAGGCCACAGGAACAAAGCAACTTCCAGAACAAATGGCCAGCCCCAAGTACAATGTTCAGTGGCTTGTTACTTGCACTTTCCTTTTTGAAGTACGTTTATCATCCATTGGAATGGTTGGCTCTTGGTGCGGTTATTGTTGGCCTTCCTACACTCATATTGAGAAGCATAGCATCCATCCGAAATCTTATTATTAATATCAACATTCTTGTTCTGATGGCAG TGATAGGGACACTTGCTTTACAAGATTATTGGGAAGCTGGTACCGTTGTCTTTCTGTTCTCCATTGCTCAGTGGCTTGAAACAAGAGCAAGTTACAAG GCTATGGCTACGATGTCATCTTTAACAAGCATGGCTCCTCAAAAAGCCATAATAGCTGAAACTGGAGAACATGTTGATGTCAATGCTGTTGAGATGAACACAGTCCTTGCAGTCAAAGCCGGCGATGTTATTCCAATTGATGGTATTGTTGTTGAAGGGAAATGTGAAGTTGATGAAAAAATGCTGACTGGAGAATCATTTCCTGTCACCAAAGAACTGGACTCAACTGTTTGGGCAGGCACTATTAACCTAAATG GTTATATTAGTGTAAAAACTACAGCTTTAGCAAAAGACTCTTTTGTCTCAAGAATGGCAAAGCTAGTAGAGGAGTCGCACAACAAGAAGTCCAGAGCTCAAAGATTCATTGACAATTGTGCAAAGTACTATATTCCTG TGGTTATGTTAATAGCAGTTGCTTTTGCTGTGATTCCGGCTGCACTGAGACTTCCTAACGAAGATTACTGGTTTCATTTGGCAATAGTAGTGCTTGTAAGCACATGTCCATGTGCACTTATCCTCTCTACACCTGTTGTAAATTTCTGTGCACTTTCAAAGGCTGCAACAACTGGACTTCTAGTCAAAGGTGGAGATTATCTTGAGATTCTTGCAAAGGTTAAGACTGTTGCTTTCGACAAAACTGGGACAATAACAAGAGGAGAATTTGTGGTGACTAATTTTCAAGTAATCAGTGATGATGTTAGCCTGAACGCCTTACTCTACTG GGTTTCAAGCACTGAGAGTAAATCAAGTCATCCAATGGCAGCTGCACTTGTTGAGTACGGACGACTACATTCAATTGAACCAAAGCCTGAAAATGTGGAagactttcaaaattttcctggGGAAGGAGTTTTTGGGAAGATTGATGGGAAAGATATCTATATTGGAAACCGGAGAATTCGTTTGAGAGCTGGGTGTGCAGCAG AATTTCAAAACATGGAAGGAAAAACAAATGGATATATATACTGTGGAGCAACTCTAGTTGGAACATTCAGCCTCTCTGATACTTGTCGATCAGGGGCCATGGAGGCAGTTGAAGAGATTAAATCATTGGGGATCAAATGTGTCATGCTTACAGGTGATAATCATGCAGCAGCCATGCTTGCACAAGATCAG CTAGGCCATGCTCTAGATGTTGTCCACGCAGAGCTTCTACCTGAAGACAAGGCACGAATAATTGAGGAATATAAGAAAGAAGGACCAACAGTGATGATTGGGGATGGCATTAATGATGCTCTTGCATTAGCCGCAGCTGATACTGGCATCTCAATGGGAATTTCAGGATCAGCACTTGCAATGGAGACAGGGCATGTGATTCTCATGTCAAATAACATTCAGAAGATACCATTAGCCATCAAACTTGCGAGAAGGACATTAAGGAAACTCATTGAGAATGTCATTGTATCCATCACAACTAAGGGTGCCATCTTAGCATTGGCCTTCACAGGTTATCCACTTATTTGGGCATCAGTTCTCACAGATGTTGGGACATGCTTGGTCGTAATTTTCAACAGCATGTTACTGTTGCAAGAGACACCAAAACTTCAAGGAGCGCATTCCAGATCAAGATGTGGCACTTTCTCCATGCCTTCTTTATTTGGGAAAGGCAAAAGCATAAATCCTGTTGATGGGCAAGGTGGTTATAATGGAGATTATGGGGACTATGAGGCAATAAAATGCAATGATGGATGCTGTGAGAAACTCATTCATGAAGTGGAATCCCCAAGTGGTAAAGGTTGTTCTAATTGTACAGAAGCTAGTTGCGAGGACAAGAAGTTTGCTAACATACCAcaaagtagtagtagtagtagtagtagcagCGTTTGTTGTCTACAAAAATGTGAAGCTCAATCTCAAAGCAAAAAATGTGGTACAACACATGGTGCAACCATCAATAATGCCTGTGGCTGTAGCACTGCTGGCCTTCTGGAATCTATAGTAAATAATGCTTCTAAGATTTCAGACAATAGAGAGATAAGAGGGTGTTGCAAGCAATTTGCGGAGCAATGTTGTGGTAAGCCTGAGCAATACACAACTAATAGGTTATCAGAAATTGTGATTGAGTAG
- the LOC126707546 gene encoding pentatricopeptide repeat-containing protein At2g34400: MLRKKASSNTISRHLIFRKAYVYATKQQQPLSETLLSLSKKCVSIKQLQQIHSQMLINSIHKPNFLLSKIIGLKHFSYASLLFSHIPQPNDYAFNVMIRGLTTTWLKYSLALDFYYRMKFLGLKPNNFTYPFLFIACGNLFALNHGRVAHSSVFKVGLDSDDHTYHSLITMYARCGELSCARKVFDEITERDLVSWNSMISGYSKMGYAGDAVGLFQEMRGLGFEPDEMTLVSVLGACGDLGDLSLGRWVEGFVVENKMELNSYVGSALIDMYGKCGDLVAARRVFDSMAKKDVVTWNAMITGYAQNGMSDESIMLFNGMKEAGVDPDKITLIGVLSSCASIGALDIGKWVDTYASERGLHHNIYVGTALIDMYAKCGNLDNALRIFEDMPQKNEVSWNSMISAFAFHGQAQAALSLFKRMTNDGGAAHPNDITFVAVLSACVHAGLVDEGCNFFDMMSSSFGLVPKIEHYSCMVDLLARAGRLYEAWDFIEKMPEKPDEVALGALLGACHKRRNVDISQRVVQLLLELEPLNSGNYVISSKIFANLKRWDDSARMRVLMRQRGVMKTPGCSWIEVETQLHEFHAGDGLQHNCREIYELMDLLYEDLKREGYIPMIGEFAEQGVEEATLLQRPMS; the protein is encoded by the exons ATGCTTAGGAAAAAAGCTTCTTCAAACACCATTTCCCGCCACCTCATTTTTCGAAAAGCCTACGTATATGCAACAAAGCAACAACAACCTCTGAGTGAAACACTCTTGTCCCTGTCGAAAAAATGTGTATCCATCAAACAGTTACAACAAATACACTCCCAAATGCTCATCAACTCCATTCACAAACCCAATTTCCTTCTCTCCAAAATCATTGGCCTCAAACACTTCTCCTATGCTTCCCTTCTCTTCTCTCATATCCCTCAACCCAATGACTACGCTTTCAACGTCATGATACGTGGCCTAACCACCACATGGCTTAAATACTCTCTTGCTCTTGATTTTTATTACCGCATGAAGTTTTTGGGCCTAAAGCCGAATAACTTTACGTACCCTTTTTTGTTCATTGCGTGCGGCAACCTTTTCGCGTTAAATCATGGTCGGGTGGCTCACTCGTCTGTATTTAAAGTTGGGCTGGACAGTGATGATCATACTTATCATTCTTTGATCACTATGTATGCTCGGTGTGGTGAGTTGAGTTGTGCACGGaaagtgtttgatgaaattACTGAGAGGGATTTGGTTTCTTGGAATTCAATGATTTCGGGGTACTCAAAGATGGGGTATGCTGGGGATGCGGTGGGATTGTTTCAAGAAATGAGGGGATTGGGGTTTGAGCCAGATGAAATGACTTTAGTGAGTGTTCTTGGGGCGTGTGGGGACTTAGGAGATTTGAGTTTGGGGAGGTGGGTGGAGGGGTTTGTGGTGGAGAATAAGATGGAGCTGAACTCTTATGTGGGTTCTGCATTGATTGATATGTACGGAAAGTGTGGCGATTTGGTTGCAGCAAGGAGGGTATTTGATAGTATGGCAAAGAAAGATGTCGTCACATGGAATGCCATGATTACGGG ATATGCACAAAATGGAATGTCGGATGAATCGATAATGCTATTTAACGGCATGAAAGAGGCAGGTGTTGATCCAGACAAAATCACATTGATTGGAGTGCTGTCTTCATGTGCCTCAATTGGAGCCCTTGACATTGGGAAATGGGTTGATACATATGCATCAGAAAGAGGCTTGCATCATAATATTTATGTGGGTACTGCACTAATTGATATGTATGCCAAGTGTGGGAATTTGGACAATGCACTAAGAATTTTTGAAGACATGCCCCAGAAAAATGAGGTCTCTTGGAATTCCATGATATCTGCATTTGCTTTTCATGGGCAAGCGCAGGCTGCCCTATCATTATTTAAGCGCATGACAAACGATGGTGGAGCTGCTCACCCAAATGACATCACTTTTGTAGCAGTACTCTCTGCATGCGTTCATGCAGGATTGGTTGATGAgggttgtaatttttttgatatgatGAGTTCATCTTTTGGTTTGGTCCCGAAAATTGAGCATTACTCTTGCATGGTTGATCTTTTGGCACGTGCGGGACGTCTCTATGAAGCTTGGGACTTCATTGAGAAGATGCCTGAAAAACCTGATGAAGTTGCATTGGGGGCTTTGCTTGGTGCCTGTCATAAGCGCAGAAACGTTGATATCAGTCAGCGGGTTGTGCAACTGCTTCTGGAGTTGGAGCCTTTAAATTCTGGAAATTATGTGATTTCATCAAAGATATTTGCAAATTTGAAAAGGTGGGATGATTCAGCAAGGATGAGAGTTTTAATGAGGCAGAGGGGTGTCATGAAGACTCCTGGTTGTAGCTGGATTGAGGTTGAGACTCAACTTCATGAATTTCATGCTGGTGATGGTTTACAACATAATTGTAGGGAGATTTATGAATTAATGGATCTGCTTTATGAGGACCTGAAGAGGGAAGGTTATATTCCAATGATTGGTGAATTTGCTGAACAAGGAGTGGAAGAGGCAACGTTGTTACAGAGACCGATGAGTTAA